The region AGGTGGCAGAGGCGCCggggcggccggcggctgAGGTGGAGGCGGGAGATTAGGCTGGGCCGGAGGCTGATTAGGAGCTGGGACGGCCACACCAGGGATGTGTACCTTCTGCTGCGGAGGCGGGGCCTGCGGGGCCGGAGGTGGCGGGGGCAGGGAGTactgggccggcggcggctgctgctgctgctgaggaggaggagggagctgCTGGGGCTGAGACTCCAGCTGCtgctgaggcggcggcggtggtgagaGTTGCTGGGATGGGGGCggctgggaggaggaggagtggagGAACCCGTCGCCGACGTTGACGTCGTTGTAGAGGTCGTcgaagtcgtcgtcgtcgccgtagTACTGGTCCACGTCCTGGACGGCGGAGATGGCCTCGTTCCGGTGGaacgccgcgtcgccgtccggCTCCATggctcgtcggcgacggcgacggcgacgctctagggttagggttttccGGCTAGGGTTTGCGGCGGGGCTAGAGGCGGGGAGCCGGACAAAGCTGCGAATTCGAGCCCGAGAAGGTGATTTTGGTTCTGGGGGAGGCAAGTGGGCCCCGCGACACGGTACGCGCTGGACCTCTCTGGTTGCTGGGTTTGTGTGGTGGGACCTCGATGTCAGTGGGATAAGGACTTCGCTGGGCTGGTCCGTGGCCGAAATCTGAGAACGGATTCATTTGAATGGGTCGGCCCATCTAATGTCTACCGCggtatttttgtttcttcttgttttttaaaaaaagagaaaatggtACTCCATGAAGCAGgaatgtttttgtttcttttgaaaatttttctgaCGGAACATATGGAAAGCATCCGTCTTCAAACTAAGATTCTGAAGAGAAATTTTGTTCGTACCAAGTTTAAAGGAATTGGTGGAAGCAAATTCTGAAGCGGAAAAGATACAGTCAAGAACTATATAGTGTGCCGCGGGGATGCTTACTAAAAGCATGGGCTACCATCGTTTTCATTTTCAGATGAAACAACGAAAAtgtgtttttgtaaaaaaaaaataatttacaagtaaaacttttatacaattGTCCATAGTGACTTAAAAGCGaaggttataaaaaaatacgataaaaaacaacaaaatcaagtccaaaattaagttttaaatttaaattttggcttattagCCGTTGTAAAACTATGAGACGATGTGAGCCTGGAAGCCTGAATTTATCGTTAAGTGTCCCGAGGGAAAATATACCAGACTTATTAAGGTTATCTCACGGGCTCATTTTTGAAACAATGTGTCATCATAGCAACTCAAATTCAGCTCTCCCCGCCGCTATATAGTTACtgaagtacatatatataaaaaggtcGTCAGAGTTGGTCGGAGCACAGGCCGCGATGCATATCATAAGGTTAGAAATTTGCCAGATTTTGACATGATTTTCAGTCGAATATAATATCGTAGTTTAGTATATTCGTAACTTCAAGTTCTggtaaatagttttttttttagacaaaaggCTCGAAAGCCCTGCTTTTACTGAAAGCAGAATAATGTTTTGGCTAGGGTTACCAGCTTACAAATTTTCTAGAGAACAAAAAAACTGCAGCACCAGAAAGGCCAACCATCCAggccaaaaacaaaaagaaaaccaacatGGCACAACACACCTAAGATAGCAAACCTCCTTCTTCAAAAGCTAACCCAAGCCAAcagacaaactctactgatCTAGAAACTAAAAACACGAGAAACCACTGGTTTTATCCAATCCCAATTCTCCCTCTGGCTTGAGCTAGCTGCGCTACGCTATCCTGAAGTTTTTCAATTGCCTGATCCAGCATAGGCTCCTCCTTGCTTTTCAGAAGAGTCCTCCAATTTCTGAGAAGGTAAATAGTTTATGGACGTTTTACCAACTAGAAattggattattttttttctacaatgaAGATGGACAAGCATGTAGGTATAAACtcgaatttttaaattcttggTCCTATGTCAGACGATGACCAAAGAACAGAGGTGAGTTCAACAATTCCAAAAACACATCCACATCCAGCCACACAAAGCGTCGCAGGTTGCAGATCCAACGGCGGTAATCAAACGACCCAAAATACCCGCCACTACGCTCAATGCCGGCAATGGCATGAGGCCGCTTGGCGCGCTTGCGGCGGCACCATGCACCACGCAACGGCCAAGGCGCGCGCCCCAGAATAGCCACCGTCTCCACCGTGTTtgtctcgccgccggccacctaTATATCTCCGCCGCGCCATGGCACCTCTGCACGGAAACCAAGCCATAGCCGGACGAGGTCGAAGCACGACGACGCACCAtggcccgcgctctcgccctcgtcgccgcccttcTTGCCGCGTCCGCCGTCGTGGCGCTCTCCGCGGAGTCACAGGccccgtcgtcctcgccgaagCCGTCCAACTCCTCCCCGTCGTCCTCTGGTTCATCGGCCTCCCAGTCGAAGGCTCCCAGCGCGTCCCCCGAGAAGTCCGAGAAGGCTCCCACGGGGTCGCCGACCGCCAagtccgcggcggcgacgcccaaGGCCACCCCGGCCAAGGCCCCTTCCGCCAAGTCGGAGACGCCCACCGAGTCGCCCGCCGGCTCAGAGTCGCCACACGCCAGCGGGGCGGCAGGCAAGGCGCCGGCCAGCGCCCCCAAGGACTCTTCGTCGAGcccgtcctcctccccttcggaggaggaggcctcACCGCCGGACAGCGGCGACATGGAGGAAGACACGagccagccggccggcgaggcaCCGTCCACGGAAGAAGCGTCCGGCCCTGCGGCTGACAGCCCGCCGGAGACAGCGGCTTCAGACTCGCCAGCAGAATCGCCTGGCCCCGGCGCAGCTGACCAGAGCGGCAGCGCGGGCATGAGCACCGGCGTCGCAGCAGCcgtggtggccgccgccgccgtgctctcaTTTTAGATGGCATTGGTGTTTCGAtggtttatatattaattagagAGGAGTTTGGTGGTAATTTGTACGCTGCAGGGGTCGGTGATTCTTGAGGAGCTGGGCGATTAATTAGGCCGCTGTTAATGTCTCCTCAGTCAAATTAGGCCGTTTTACGTTGTGCGTATGGTTAATCTGTCCCTTACTCTTTGTTGATTGTTTGGCCGTGTGTAATTTTAACGTCGATGAAATTAATACGCAGTTTCCTCTGGGTCTGGGCGTCTTTTGCAGATATATAAATTCACTGTATAGTGATTTACCTGCGTAGGGCATCTCCAATGTATCTTCACCAACTAGAAAATATAAGGTGAGAGGTAGCAAAATTAggtatttgttaaaaaaaaatatcacaatgTATAGGTAGGCAAGAAGATGGGTCCAcgagaatataaaattttgataacatTCAACAGtgtggagagagagggggggaaAGAATCGACATGTTTTGCACGCTCAACTAATATTCTCTCGGACACGACACAGTTTTTTACACGCAGataaatatttacacattgtatatcatctaaataatcataaaaatattaaataaattgataagataaattagtatgagttatatcacttacaaaaaatatgtaagtttaaattctaattttacatattataacataaataaaaaataattatgaatgtgTGTGTctttagtttaatttgttttttctacgACATGTTAATTTAGATTAACTAGAGCTAACCACGATTACCGGCAGGTCGACCCATGTCTGTCCGTACTTAGGTTTTTTGaactaataaataatgtttttaaaaaaagtttatcatctcataattccataatatatttttaacattgtactagaaaatttcattaaatactacctccgttttataacataaaatgtttgacttttttgttgtaacgtttgactattcgtgttgtttaaaaatttagt is a window of Oryza brachyantha chromosome 8, ObraRS2, whole genome shotgun sequence DNA encoding:
- the LOC107304745 gene encoding skin secretory protein xP2-like, translated to MARALALVAALLAASAVVALSAESQAPSSSPKPSNSSPSSSGSSASQSKAPSASPEKSEKAPTGSPTAKSAAATPKATPAKAPSAKSETPTESPAGSESPHASGAAGKAPASAPKDSSSSPSSSPSEEEASPPDSGDMEEDTSQPAGEAPSTEEASGPAADSPPETAASDSPAESPGPGAADQSGSAGMSTGVAAAVVAAAAVLSF